The proteins below come from a single Candidatus Rokuibacteriota bacterium genomic window:
- the galT gene encoding galactose-1-phosphate uridylyltransferase, whose amino-acid sequence MPELRRDPVVGRWVIISTERSRRPSDFASAPVHPKETGPCVFCPGQESRTPEEILAVREPASPPNGPGWEVRVVPNKFPALRIEGDLEPAGEGVYDRMNGIGAHEVIIETPDHGASLAGLPETQVVAVLEAWRRRMVDLQKDARFEYVSVFKNHGEAAGASLEHPHSQLIATPIVPMMVEQELEGALRHFRMKKRCIWCDIIRQEMQGRAKGLGRLILGEGGFVALCPYAPRFPFETWILPEGHRSSYEDSEGVDLGALARLLGEVLRRMNRVLGDPAWNLSLHSAPLKTPTLDHFHWHLEIIPKLTKVAGFEWGTGFFINPTPPEEAARYLREGVPTAT is encoded by the coding sequence GTGCCTGAGCTGAGGCGCGATCCCGTCGTCGGCCGATGGGTGATCATCTCGACCGAGCGCTCCAGGCGGCCCTCCGACTTCGCCTCCGCGCCGGTCCATCCAAAGGAGACCGGTCCCTGCGTCTTCTGCCCCGGGCAGGAGTCGCGCACGCCCGAAGAGATCCTCGCGGTGCGCGAGCCGGCGAGCCCGCCCAATGGCCCCGGATGGGAGGTCCGGGTGGTGCCCAACAAGTTCCCGGCGCTCAGGATAGAGGGAGATCTCGAGCCCGCGGGCGAGGGCGTCTACGACCGGATGAACGGGATCGGGGCCCACGAAGTCATCATCGAGACCCCCGACCACGGCGCCTCGCTGGCGGGACTGCCTGAGACCCAGGTGGTCGCCGTGCTCGAGGCGTGGCGCCGGCGCATGGTCGACCTCCAGAAGGACGCGCGCTTCGAGTACGTCAGCGTCTTCAAGAACCACGGCGAGGCCGCCGGCGCCTCGCTCGAGCACCCGCACTCCCAACTCATCGCAACGCCCATCGTCCCCATGATGGTCGAGCAGGAGCTGGAGGGGGCGCTTCGTCACTTCCGCATGAAGAAGCGCTGTATCTGGTGCGACATCATCCGCCAGGAGATGCAGGGGAGGGCCAAAGGTCTCGGCCGGCTCATCCTGGGCGAGGGGGGCTTCGTGGCGCTCTGCCCGTATGCTCCCCGCTTCCCATTCGAGACCTGGATCCTGCCCGAGGGCCACCGTTCGAGCTACGAAGACTCCGAGGGCGTGGATCTCGGGGCCCTCGCGAGGCTCCTGGGCGAGGTCTTGAGGCGGATGAACCGGGTACTAGGCGATCCCGCCTGGAACCTGAGCCTCCACTCGGCGCCGCTGAAGACTCCGACCCTCGACCACTTCCACTGGCACCTCGAAATCATCCCAAAATTGACCAAGGTGGCGGGTTTCGAGTGGGGAACCGGCTTCTTCATCAACCCGACCCCCCCCGAGGAGGCCGCCCGGTATCTCCGGGAGGGAGTGCCGACGGCGACCTAA
- a CDS encoding secondary thiamine-phosphate synthase enzyme YjbQ, translating to MQTLKVARKTFTMLSEHRTQILDITKTIRDVMLSADIKEGILLVNSLHTTCALFVNEFQGALVEDLKSMIETLVAENDGYRHDDPRYSDCERGNAHSHLRAALLGRSIAVGISGGELSLGRFQSILFAELDGPRPRSIDVQIMGI from the coding sequence GTGCAGACCCTTAAGGTCGCGCGCAAGACCTTCACGATGTTGAGCGAGCACCGGACGCAGATCCTCGACATCACCAAGACGATCCGCGACGTCATGCTGAGCGCCGACATCAAGGAAGGCATCCTTCTCGTCAACTCGCTGCACACGACGTGCGCGCTCTTCGTCAACGAGTTCCAGGGCGCCCTGGTCGAGGACCTCAAGTCCATGATCGAGACCCTGGTGGCCGAGAACGACGGCTACCGGCACGACGACCCCCGCTACTCGGACTGCGAGCGCGGCAACGCGCATTCGCACCTCCGCGCCGCGCTGCTGGGCCGGAGCATCGCCGTCGGCATCAGCGGCGGGGAGCTGTCGCTGGGCCGCTTCCAGTCCATCCTCTTCGCCGAGCTCGACGGGCCGAGGCCGCGCAGCATCGATGTCCAGATCATGGGCATCTAG